The DNA sequence CCCCGAAGAAGCTCACCGTCCCCGCGAAGGTCAGCCCTGCCTACCTCCCCGCACGGGAGCTGCACCCTGCCCACTTCGTCTACCCCAAGAGCGACGGCACCGCCGCAGGCATCCACCCCACCCTCGGCTGCCGGCACTCCTGCGACTTCTGCAACCTCGGCGTCCCCCCGTTCCGCCACGCACCCATCGAGATGCTCAAGGACTACATCGACCGCCTCGAAGCCCACAAGATCCGGCGGATCATCATCAGCTCGCCCACGTTCACTCAGTACCGCCACCGCGCCGAACTCCTGGACCACATCAGCGCTTACGCCCGCCGGGCGGCGGCCGAGGGGGATACGGTCACCACCATCATCGGCTCCATCCGGGCGGACGAACTCACCGCGGACTACCTGGAGTCGGTCACCGAACTCGAAGAGTTCGGGCACCTGTTCACCGAGCTGAACCTGGACCAGGCCCGGGGCATCATCACCATCGCCCCCGAGTGGGCCTCCCCGGACCTCGTCGCAATGTACGGCAAGACCCAGCGCCGCGAACGCGTCGACAACGCCATCGAGCTGTGCCGCAAGAGCAGGGACGTCAACACCGTCATGCTCTATCTCATCGTCGGCGCACCGGGCGAGCGGGACGCGGACCGGCTCGCCATCGCCGACTACGCCCAGGACGTCCTGGACCGGCTCGGGCACCCCGACGGCACGGTGATCGTCAAACTCCACCAGTTCATGCCCAAGCCCGGCACCACCAGCCAGCGCCTGAGGATGAGCGACCCCGACCTCGTCCACACCTACACCGCCCAGATCGAGGACCGCCTGCGCGACCTCGTCGGCGACGAGAAGTTCGAGCAGCACTTCCGAGTCCTCGACCTCGGTGCCAGCCACATGCACCTCGAAGTCATCTGCTCACGCGGCGACCGCCGGATCGGACCGGTCCTGGAAGACCTCTACGACGCGAACATTGACCTGCACACGGTGACCAAGGACCAGCTCGTCGAGGCCCTCGCCCGGCGCGGTCTGTCGTACGACCGCCACCTGCGGCACATGGACGAGCCCGTCTTGCCCTGGCACACCCTCAACCACGTCAACACCACCGCCGAGCAGCAACTGGCCACCGCCCTCTACGAGCGTGAGAGCACCCTCGGGTGAACGGCTTCCCCCTCCACCCGGCCAAGCACGCCCTGCCCGTCGTACCCGACCCGGCCGAGCACGCCGCGTACGTCCGGACCACCGACCCGGATGCGGACCTCTCCATGCTCGACGGGGTGGTCCTCCTCTACCAGGGGCGGCTGCTGGAGCACGCTTTGCGCACGCACCGCACCCGCCCTCGCCCGGGGTGGGTGCGCGGCGGCCTGCACTTGGTCGAGGACCAGGGCCGCAGATTCGCCCTGTGCGGCGGCTTCGGCCTCGGCGCCCCGGCCGCCGGCCTCGTCGTCGAGCAGCTGGCCGCGCTCGGTACCCGGCGGGTCATCACCGTCGGCACCGCCGCCTCCCTCCAGCAGGGCCTCGGCCCCGGGGCCCTGGTCGTGGGTACGAGCGCGCTGCGCGACGAAGGGCTCTCCCACCACTATCTCCCGCCCGGCCGGACGGCCTCACCCTCGCCCGCCCTCACCCAGCACCTGACCGAAGCGCTGGCCTCGTACGACTTACCGGTCACGCGCGGGCCGATCTGGACCACGGACGCCCCGTACCGTGAGACGACGGCAGAAGTCACCCGGTACGGAGCCGAAGGCATCCTCGCCGCCGACATGGAAGCGGCCGCGGTCTTCGCCGTGGGCCGCTGCCGTACGGTCGCCGTCGCCACCGTCCTCGCCATCGCGGACTCCCTCGTCGCCCGCCGCCCACGCCAGCACTCGCCGGACACCGAGCACGCACTCCACACGGCGCTTGCCGCAGCGGCGCAAGCGCTCCACACCTCGACGGCGTCATCGCCGACCGTCGGCGAACACTAGGGTTGAATTCCTCGTGAACAGAAGTAGAAGGGCACCCTTGTGAGCACCGGCGCCTCGCGTCCCACGGTCGGCGCGGTCGTCCTGACCATGAACGACCGGCCCGAGGAGTTCCCCCGGGCCATGGCCTCGCTCCTCGCGCAGGAAGGCATCGACCTCGACGTGGTCGTGGTCGGCAACGGCTGCGAACCTGAACAGATCCCCGCAGGCGTCCGCACGGTCACGTTGCCCGAGAACGTCGGCATCCCCGAAGGCCGCAACGTAGGGGCCGACAACGTCAAGGGCGATTACCTCTTCTTCTTCGACAACGACGCCCACCTGCCCGACACCGACACCCTCGCCCGGCTCATCGCCGAACTGCACCGCGACCCCCAGCTCGCGTACGTACAGCCGCGCATCAGCGATCCGGCGACCGGTGAGACTCTCCGCCGCTGGGTACCCCGCCTCCGGGCCTCGGACCCCACCCGGCCCGGCATCGTCACCGTCATGGCCGAGGGCGTCGTCATGGTCCGCCGCGACGCCTACGAGCGGGCTGGAGGCTGGCCCGGTGACTTCTTCCTCTTCCACGAAGGCGTCGAACTGGCCTGGCGGCTGTGGAACCTGGGCTGCACCGGCCGGTACCTGCCCGACATCGTCGTCCACCACCCCGCCACCAACCCGGCCCGGCACGAGACTTTCTACCGGCTCAACGCCCGCAACCGCGTCTGGGTCGCCCGCCGCAACCTGCCCCGCCTCCTCGTCCCCTTCAACCTCGCCACCTGGTGCCTGATCACTCTGTGGCGCATCCGCGACCGCCAGGCACTCCGCGTTACGCTCGCAGGCTTCCGTGAAGGGCTCGCCGGTGGGCAGGGCCCGAGGCAGCCCATGTCCTGGCGAACCGTGCTCCGGCTCACGACGGCCGGGCGACCGCCTGTCTTCTGACGCTCTCGAATCGCCACGGTCGGGTAGTCGCGCGTGCCGCAAAAATTGGACAAATGACCTAATGGGTGTATGGCGCCTCTCCCCTTCCCTCGTGACCTGGTACTCCTTCAAGTGGGCTGGGAGCGGACGTACGCCGAGCTGATCGACGGGCATCGGGCTCCCTGGGGTGGGCGGCCAGGTCGAGGCTGCGATACCTCTCAGCCCGCCTGGCGGCACACCCCTACTGGGTGGCGCGATCCGGGCGGATGACCGGCTGGGCTGACCTGCGTCGACATGCGCGAAGGTTCATAGAGGCGGAAGAAGCGTGAGCCTCCGTGGACCTTCCGCAGTCGAGACCGTGGGACGGCCGCCGCGCACCTTCGCGCTCACGAGCCTCCACTCGGCGAAGTTTGCGACTGGTAACGGTCGGATCGGCGGTGTTCGGCGCAACATCGGGAGGTGGGTCGATCGGCTGACGCTTCCTTCCGGGCGGGCCGCCCATCGAGGTCAAGAGGCTGGCTGGATCACGCCTGTTCGAGCGTTTGGTGCGATTGACGCCTTATGTCTGATAGTGAAGCTATCCGTGTGTGATCACTTGGGAGATTTGCGTCATTTGTAACCGACCGCATGTCGGGTTTTGGTGTGACGTATCTCGGATTGACAACGGGGTGGTTGATTGGCCCCTGGGGCGCACCCTCGGCAGCGATGGATGAAAGCGCACGTCAGAGGGTTGATCAACATGCTCTCGTGTGCTTTTTGTGCAGTTCATCCCGAAGTGCGAATGCGCTCGCTGAACCGACCGCTGATGAGTTTTAGGTCAATCTCTGCTTAACCTTTCGCGTACTGTCCAAGAAGTTCCCGAAGCCTCGGCGAGGCGAGTGGTGAATGCGTTGCTCATTCGCTACAGCGACATGGGGCGTCGATGCGGGTTAGGCCCCTGCTGGGCTGCGGCGGTGGCGCGCTGGAGGCAGTCGACGGGCAACTCCACTCGCCGGGCCAACGCGGAGGGAACTGAGAGTCAGCGGTGCGGTCGCGCCTAGCCCGGGGGGAGCTAAACGGTAGAAGGGATTTGTCATGTGGTCTGGGAAGATCCTTCGCACTGAGCCCACGGGGCCGACCCGGGGCGGAGAGCCCCGAAGAGGACCGGGCCGCCGTCGGGCGGTGGAAAAGGACCTGCATCGCTTCCTCCGTCGGGAACTTCGAGACCTCGGTATTCATCCGCCGCTGGACGTGGAGGAGCTGTGTAAGGCGCTCAGCCGTCGGCGTGGTCGGCCCCTCTATCTGCGGGAAGCGCCGCTGCCGAAGCCAGGACCGACGGGAATGTGGGTCGAGTACGACGCCTATGACGTGATCTTGTACCAGCAGGAGACGACCCGTCTGCATCAAGATCACATCAAGCTCCACGAGATAGGACACATCCTCGTGGCGGAGGCCGAGGACGCCGAGCAAGCGGCGGCCGAAGCGACGGGGCGGCCCCCCGCGCTCGACCCCGACGAGGAGTCGGCCGTCTTCGTGGAAGGTTGGGCCGCCATGCTGCCGGTCTTCGACCCCGAGACGATCAAGCGGGTCGCGCGCCGGT is a window from the Streptomyces sp. MMBL 11-1 genome containing:
- a CDS encoding B12-binding domain-containing radical SAM protein — encoded protein: MSQLRVEIDGIRDREIHLVDPYEPKDPDGLLRMVFMIPYGHAFSLMGNGPMGLHDLINRTKDVPAVAERALHYECLIHEGNRVTTPDGEVYRSIELPLPVGTADVIGVSVINSGSLHSVFQQLDLAGVPRRSADRIPGEHPLVVGGNSGLADPEPMADYLDVIALGEAEESLLELLRVVHAHREEPGAGVTLYEKLARIPGLYVPSLYTCEYLLGGGVAAVTPKKLTVPAKVSPAYLPARELHPAHFVYPKSDGTAAGIHPTLGCRHSCDFCNLGVPPFRHAPIEMLKDYIDRLEAHKIRRIIISSPTFTQYRHRAELLDHISAYARRAAAEGDTVTTIIGSIRADELTADYLESVTELEEFGHLFTELNLDQARGIITIAPEWASPDLVAMYGKTQRRERVDNAIELCRKSRDVNTVMLYLIVGAPGERDADRLAIADYAQDVLDRLGHPDGTVIVKLHQFMPKPGTTSQRLRMSDPDLVHTYTAQIEDRLRDLVGDEKFEQHFRVLDLGASHMHLEVICSRGDRRIGPVLEDLYDANIDLHTVTKDQLVEALARRGLSYDRHLRHMDEPVLPWHTLNHVNTTAEQQLATALYERESTLG
- a CDS encoding nucleoside phosphorylase encodes the protein MNGFPLHPAKHALPVVPDPAEHAAYVRTTDPDADLSMLDGVVLLYQGRLLEHALRTHRTRPRPGWVRGGLHLVEDQGRRFALCGGFGLGAPAAGLVVEQLAALGTRRVITVGTAASLQQGLGPGALVVGTSALRDEGLSHHYLPPGRTASPSPALTQHLTEALASYDLPVTRGPIWTTDAPYRETTAEVTRYGAEGILAADMEAAAVFAVGRCRTVAVATVLAIADSLVARRPRQHSPDTEHALHTALAAAAQALHTSTASSPTVGEH
- a CDS encoding glycosyltransferase family 2 protein, which translates into the protein MSTGASRPTVGAVVLTMNDRPEEFPRAMASLLAQEGIDLDVVVVGNGCEPEQIPAGVRTVTLPENVGIPEGRNVGADNVKGDYLFFFDNDAHLPDTDTLARLIAELHRDPQLAYVQPRISDPATGETLRRWVPRLRASDPTRPGIVTVMAEGVVMVRRDAYERAGGWPGDFFLFHEGVELAWRLWNLGCTGRYLPDIVVHHPATNPARHETFYRLNARNRVWVARRNLPRLLVPFNLATWCLITLWRIRDRQALRVTLAGFREGLAGGQGPRQPMSWRTVLRLTTAGRPPVF